The following proteins are encoded in a genomic region of Neomonachus schauinslandi chromosome 7, ASM220157v2, whole genome shotgun sequence:
- the CPLX2 gene encoding complexin-2: MDFVMKQALGGATKDMGKMLGGEEEKDPDAQKKEEERQEALRQQEEERKAKHARMEAEREKVRQQIRDKYGLKKKEEKEAEEKAALEQPCEGSLTRPKKAIPAGCGDEEEEEEESILDTVLKYLPGPLQDMFKK, encoded by the exons ATGGACTTCGTCATGAAGCAGGCCCTTGGAG GGGCCACCAAGGATATGGGGAAGAtgctggggggagaggaggagaaggaccCAGACGcgcagaagaaggaggaggagcgaCAGGAGGCTCTgcggcagcaggaggaggagcgtAAGGCCAAGCATGCGCGCATGGAGGCTGAGCGCGAGAAGGTCCGGCAGCAGATCCGAGACAAG taCGGgctgaagaagaaggaagagaaggaggcagaggagaaggcagCCCTGGAGCAGCCGTGCGAGGGGAGCCTGACCCGGCCCAAGAAGGCCATCCCTGCAGGCTGcggggatgaggaggaggaagaggaggagagcaTCCTGGACACGGTGCTCAAATACCTCCCGGGGCCACTGCAGGACATGTTCAAGAAGTAA